Part of the Geodermatophilus obscurus DSM 43160 genome is shown below.
AGGCCAGGTCGACGCGCGCCACGAACCGACCGTCCGGATCGCGGACGGTGTGCTGGGGGACGGCGACGGGACCGGCGAGGGCGAGCACCACCCGCAGCCGCGACTCCTGCGGCGACTCGGCCCGGGCGTCGGCGAGGTCGACGGCGCGCTCGGCCCGTCGAGCACTCCGGGGCGTCGGCTGCGCGCGGACCGCGGAGCGCAACGCCGGGTGGTCGACGACTCCCCGGGCGAGCAGGACGTCCAGGGCGACCACGCCCTCCAGCAGCGGCTCGGTGCGTGCGATGTCGAGCGCCGTCCGGAGCGGGGTGGTGCACGGCCGGCCACGACGACGTCCCGGCCAAGGCACACGCGGCCGTGGAGGGCGGCGGGGCGGTGGGCCCGGGGCACCGCAGCAGGGTGCCGCGCGACGGGCAGGGTCCGCTGCCGCCGTCCACAAGCAGGCCGACTGCGGGGAACCCGGGCGTCGTGGCCTCGCTGAGGGACCGACTTCCCTGCAGTGGGTCGTGGACAGCACACAGCACAGCAGCGGCCCCCTCACCCGGAGGCGAGGGGGCCGCTGTCAGGCCCCGTCCAGGGGCTCGCGCGGAGCGGAGCGGGGCGTGAGGAGGACGGGGTCCTACGTCAGGCCATGGCCTTCTGCAGGTTCCCGTCGATGGCCGCCAGGAAGTCCTGGGTGGAGAGCCACGGCTGGTCCTTGCTGATCAGCAGGGCGAGGTCCTTGGTCATCTGGCCGCTCTCGACGGTGTCGATGCAGACCTTCTCCAGGGTCTCCGCGAAGCGGGTCACCTCGGGCGTGTTGTCAAGCTTGCCGCGGTGGGCCAGGCCCCGGGTCCAGGCGAAGATCGACGCGATCGGGTTGGTCGAGGTCTCCTTGCCCTGCTGGTGCTGCCGGAAGTGCCGGGTCACCGTGCCGTGGGCGGCCTCGGCCTCGACGGTGCGGCCGTCGGGGCTCATCAGCACCGAGGTCATCAGGCCCAGCGAGCCGAAGCCCTGGGCCACGGTGTCGGACTGGACATCGCCGTCGTAGTTCTTGCAGGCCCAGACGTAACCGCCCTCCCACTTGAGGGACGCCGCCACCATGTCGTCGATGAGCCGGTGCTCGTAGGTGATCCCGGCCTGCTCGAACTGGTCCTTGAACTCGGACTCGAAGACCTCGGCGAACAGGTCCTTGAACCGCCCGTCGTAGGCCTTGAGGATCGTGTTCTTGGTCGAGAGGTAGACCGGGTAGCCGCGCTGCAGGCCGTAGTTCATCGAGGCCCGGGCGAAGTCGCGGATCGACTCGTCGAGGTTGTACATCGCCATCGCGACGCCCCCGCCGGGGGACTGGAACACCTCGTGCTGGATCGGCTCGCCGCCGTCCTTGGGCTGGAAGGTGATCGTCAGCGTGCCCTCACCGGGGAACCTGAAGTCCGTGGCCCGGTACTGGTCACCGAAGGCGTGACGGCCGACGACGATCGGCTTGGTCCAGCCCGGCACCAGCCGCGGCACGTTCTGCATGATGATCGGCTCGCGGAAGATCACACCGCCGAGGATGTTGCGGATCGTCCCGTTCGGGGACCGCCACATCTTCTTGAGACCGAACTCCTCGACGCGGGCCTCGTCAGGAGTGATCGTCGCGCACTTGACGCCGACGCCGTGGCGCTTGATGGCCTCGGCCGCGTCGACGGTGATCTGGTCGTCGGTCTCGTCGCGCTTCTCGATGCCCAGGTCGTAGTACTCGAGGTCGACGTCGAGGTACGGGAGGATCAGCTGGTCCTTGATGAACTGCCAGATGATCCGGGTCATCTCGTCGCCGTCGAGCTCGACGACGGTGCCCTCGACCTTGATCTTGCTCACGCGTTCTCCTCGCTAGCGCTCGTCGGCCGCGTTCGCGGCCGCTGCTCTGTCCACCGGTGCGCTCGCAAGCTCACGCACTGTGCGTTCTCTTCTCTGCAGCACTGACCGGGACGGTCAGAGGTCGGCCACGTCGGACTGCTTGGCGCGCACGGCCTCGGCCGCCTCGCGCAGCCCGGCGAGCTCGCTCTCGGTCAGGTCGCCCTCGACCACCCGGCGCACCCCGTCGCGGCCGATCTCGGCCTCGACCCCCAGGTAGACGCCGTTGATGCCGTACTCCCCGTCCACCCAGGCGCACACCGGCATGACCGCACCGGAGTCCTGCATGACCGCGCGCGCCATGCGGGCGGCGGCCGCGGAGGGGGCGTAGTAGGCCGAGCCGGTCTTGAGCAGCGCCACGACCTCGGCGCCGCCGTTGCGGGTCCGGTCGACGAGGTGCTCGATGCGGTCGGCGGGCAGCACGTCGGCCAGCGGCTTGCCGTCGACGGTGCAGCGCGAGGGCACCGGCACCATCGTGTCGCCGTGCGAGCCTAGGGTCAGCGTGCGCACCGAGCCCACCGGGACGCCGAGCTCCTCGGCGACGTTGTTGGTGAACCGAGCGGTGTCGAGCATGCCGGCCTGGCCCATCACCCGGTTCTTGGGGAAACCGGTGGCCAGCTGGGCGAGCGCGGTCATCTCGTCCAGCGGGTTGGAGACCACGATGACGACGGCGTCCGGCGAGGTCTGCGCGATGTTCTCGGCGACCTGCCGGACGATCTTCGCGTTGGTCTCGATGAGGTCCATCCGGCTCATGCCGGGTTTGCGCGGCAGGCCCGCGGTGATGACGACGACGTCGGAGCCCTCGGTGCCCTCGTAGGAGCCGCCGCCGACGCCGACGACCCTGGTCTCGAAGCCCTCGATGGGCCGGGACTGGTTCATGTCGAGGGCCAGGCCCTCGGGTTTGCCCTCCACGATGTCGGTCAGCACGACCGTCTCGAAGACGTCGTACTCCGCGAGCCGGAGTGCGGTGGTCGAGCCGTAGAAGCCGGCACCGACGACGGTCACCTTGCCGTTCCTGGGCTGCTCTGCCATGGCGGCCAACCTATCGCTGGGCGGGGCCCCGCGCCCGGTCGGGGTGCGGCCTCCTTGCAGGTCCCGTCACGAGCCTGCGCGTGGCGGGGGCGGGGGCGGCCACCCTCCAGGGGCCCACCGCTAGCTTGGGAGGGGTGGGGGGAAGGGTGGTCCTCTGCTCAGGCGCCCGGGATCGCCAGCGCGAAGGCGGTCAGCAGGACGCCGACGCCGACCAGCAGGACGACGTCCACCGGCCGGCTGCGGACGGCGAGGAAACCGACCCGGCGCAGCGGGAGCAGCAGCCGCAGCAGTCCCCCACCGACCAGGGCCAGCCCGACGACGACCAGCCCTCGCCGCCAGTGCTCGAAGGTGACCATCAGCAGCCCGGTGCCCACCGTGAGCAGCACGACCAGCAGCGGCAGCTGCCGCAGCAGACCGGCCAGGAACGGCCGGCGGGTGTAGAGCGGCGGGCGGGTCATGGTCAGGCGGACAGGACGTCCGCGGCGGCGGCCCGCTCGGCGGCCAGGACGACGTTCTGCAGCAGCATCGCCCGGGTCATCGGCCCCACCCCGCCCGGGTTCGGGGCGACGTGACCGGCGACGTCGACGACGTCCGGGGCCACGTCCCCGGCGATCTTGCCGTCGACCCGGCTGACGCCGACGTCGAGGACGGCGGCGCCCGGCTTGACGACGTCCCGGGTGACCAGGCCGGGGACCCCGGCCGCGGCCACGACGACGTCGGCGCCGCGCAGGTGCGCGGCGAGGTCGCGGGTGCCGGTGTGGCACAGGGTCACCGTGGCGTTCTCGCTGCGCCGGGTGAGCAGCAGGCCCAGCGGCCGGCCCACGGTGATGCCCCGGCCGACGACGACGACCTCGGCGCCGGCGATCGGCACGTCGT
Proteins encoded:
- a CDS encoding endonuclease domain-containing protein; translated protein: MPWPGRRRGRPCTTPLRTALDIARTEPLLEGVVALDVLLARGVVDHPALRSAVRAQPTPRSARRAERAVDLADARAESPQESRLRVVLALAGPVAVPQHTVRDPDGRFVARVDLAFPDQRVAIEYDRAWHGEPGQLARDRRRLNALVAAGGRCCT
- a CDS encoding NADP-dependent isocitrate dehydrogenase, whose protein sequence is MSKIKVEGTVVELDGDEMTRIIWQFIKDQLILPYLDVDLEYYDLGIEKRDETDDQITVDAAEAIKRHGVGVKCATITPDEARVEEFGLKKMWRSPNGTIRNILGGVIFREPIIMQNVPRLVPGWTKPIVVGRHAFGDQYRATDFRFPGEGTLTITFQPKDGGEPIQHEVFQSPGGGVAMAMYNLDESIRDFARASMNYGLQRGYPVYLSTKNTILKAYDGRFKDLFAEVFESEFKDQFEQAGITYEHRLIDDMVAASLKWEGGYVWACKNYDGDVQSDTVAQGFGSLGLMTSVLMSPDGRTVEAEAAHGTVTRHFRQHQQGKETSTNPIASIFAWTRGLAHRGKLDNTPEVTRFAETLEKVCIDTVESGQMTKDLALLISKDQPWLSTQDFLAAIDGNLQKAMA
- the mdh gene encoding malate dehydrogenase, giving the protein MAEQPRNGKVTVVGAGFYGSTTALRLAEYDVFETVVLTDIVEGKPEGLALDMNQSRPIEGFETRVVGVGGGSYEGTEGSDVVVITAGLPRKPGMSRMDLIETNAKIVRQVAENIAQTSPDAVVIVVSNPLDEMTALAQLATGFPKNRVMGQAGMLDTARFTNNVAEELGVPVGSVRTLTLGSHGDTMVPVPSRCTVDGKPLADVLPADRIEHLVDRTRNGGAEVVALLKTGSAYYAPSAAAARMARAVMQDSGAVMPVCAWVDGEYGINGVYLGVEAEIGRDGVRRVVEGDLTESELAGLREAAEAVRAKQSDVADL
- a CDS encoding DUF3017 domain-containing protein, translating into MTRPPLYTRRPFLAGLLRQLPLLVVLLTVGTGLLMVTFEHWRRGLVVVGLALVGGGLLRLLLPLRRVGFLAVRSRPVDVVLLVGVGVLLTAFALAIPGA